A single window of Sebastes umbrosus isolate fSebUmb1 chromosome 16, fSebUmb1.pri, whole genome shotgun sequence DNA harbors:
- the c9orf72 gene encoding guanine nucleotide exchange C9orf72 homolog, which produces MSSGCPPQSPAVAKSEVAVDGECPLLAATFAYWDNILGPRVRHIWTPKGDQLMFLSDGEVTFLANHTLNGEILRSAECGAVDVKFFVLAEKGVIIVSLIFDGELKGDKNTCALSIILPQTELAFYLPLHTICVERLKHVIRKGRIWMQKGYNIISVLSLEIVPIMELLASMKTHSVPEDIDIKDTVLNDDDIGDSCREDFLHKAISSHLQTCGCSIVVGSNPEKVNKIVRTLCLFLTPAERKCSRLCKADSSFKYDTGLFVQGLLKDSTGSFVLPFRQVLYSPYPTTHIDVDINTVKQMPPCHEHTYNQRRYMRSELSALWKTDSEEDIPPDTVIHTDESFTPDLNIFQDVMHKDTLVRSFIDEVFMLKPGLSLRSTYLAQFLLLLHRKALTLLKYIEDETQKGKKPFRSLRNLKTDLDLTVEGDLYIVMAFAEKLRAGLHSFVFGKPFYTSMQERDVLMSF; this is translated from the exons ATGTCCTCTGGCTGTCCACCCCAGTCGCCAGCCGTGGCGAAGTCTGAGGTAGCCGTAGATGGAGAATGCCCGCTGCTGGCTGCCACCTTTGCCTACTGGGACAACATCCTGGGCCCGCGGGTGCGCCACATCTGGACGCCGAAGGGAGACCAGCTGATGTTCCTCAGCGATGGAGAGGTCACGTTTTTGGCCAATCACACACTCAACGGGGAGATTCTACGTAGCGCAGAGTGTGGTGCCGTGGACGTGAAGTTCTTCGTCCTAGCAGAAAAGGGCGTCATCATTGTGTCGCTCATTTTTGATGGCGAGCTGAAGGGGGACAAGAACACATGTGCCTTGTCCATTATCCTGCCTCAGACGGAGCTGGCCTTCTACCTGCCTCTGCACACCATCTGCGTGGAGAGGCTAAAGCACGTTATCCGCAAGGGACGCATTTGGATGCAGAAG GGCTACAACATCATCTCGGTGCTGAGCTTGGAGATCGTCCCTATCATGGAGCTGTTGGCCTCTATGAAGACACACAGTGTGCCAGAAGATATCGAT ATAAAAGACACCGTGCTAAATGATGATGACATCGGGGACAGCTGCCGAGAGGATTTCCTCCACAA GGCCATCAGCTCTCATCTGCAGACTTGCGGCTGTTCAATAGTGGTTGGAAGCAACCCAGAGAAAGTAAATAAG ATTGTGCGGACTCTCTGCCTCTTCCTCACCCCGGCTGAGAGGAAGTGCTCCCGCCTCTGCAAGGCTGACTCTTCTTTCAAATACGACACGGGCCTGTTTGTTCAGGGTCTGCTCAAG GACTCCACAGGCAGCTTCGTCCTGCCCTTCCGCCAGGTGCTCTACTCCCCCTACCCGACCACGCACATCGACGTCGACATCAACACGGTCAAGCAGATGCCGCCGTGCCACGAGCACACGTACAACCAGCGGCGCTACATGCGGTCAGAGCTGAGCGCCCTCTGGAAGACGGACAGCGAGGAGGACATACCCCCCGACACAGTCATCCACACTGACGAGAGCTTCACACCTGACCT GAACATATTTCAAGACGTCATGCATAAAGACACTTTGGTGAGGTCATTCATAGATGAG GTGTTCATGCTGAAGCCGGGCCTGTCCCTGCGGAGCACCTATCTGGCCcagttcctgctgctgctccacaggAAGGCCCTCACGCTGCTCAAGTACATCGAGGACGAAAC GCAAAAAGGGAAGAAGCCGTTTCGATCCCTGCGCAACCTAAAGACCGACCTGGATCTGACGGTGGAAGGAGACCTGTACATCGTCATGGCCTTCGCCGAGAAGCTGAGGGCGGGGCTGCACTCGTTCGTGTTCGGGAAGCCGTTCTACACCAGCATGCAAGAACGAGACGTACTCATGAGCTTCTGA